A portion of the Gossypium arboreum isolate Shixiya-1 chromosome 8, ASM2569848v2, whole genome shotgun sequence genome contains these proteins:
- the LOC108469915 gene encoding EID1-like F-box protein 3, producing MSAAQRRRLNPLSQETESDDSGILNECVLLLVFESIKWDLQVLCLTASVNRKLRAIAKRLLWRKLCVYRAPRMVSALVNGSPSGRIGGGWDALAKLMFFCCGCESTRNFKLSRSSPGHFAGASRFSKTSGRSFLTKKCRADLLFVSDPCEHPVGDKEDDLGIYRGVFRGFLRSNTRACLIGRQVAFDDRVRCPYCGTRVWSMTAARLVPKSAARRLGSRDGRLEYFVCVNGHLHGTCWLVPLSSEEENCEEVEEEEDEDEDGGDFNGEAYKKHEKVTNGTGSRSSLMF from the coding sequence ATGAGTGCCGCCCAGAGACGAAGACTTAATCCACTGAGTCAAGAAACCGAGTCGGATGACTCGGGGATACTCAACGAGTGTGTACTATTACTCGTTTTCGAGTCAATAAAATGGGATTTGCAGGTCCTTTGTTTGACCGCTTCAGTCAACCGTAAGCTTCGAGCTATAGCGAAACGGTTATTATGGCGGAAGCTCTGTGTATATCGAGCGCCTCGCATGGTATCGGCATTGGTTAATGGCTCACCTAGTGGAAGAATAGGTGGTGGATGGGATGCTCTCGCGAAGCTCATGTTTTTCTGTTGTGGTTGTGAGTCGACTCGCAATTTCAAACTGAGTCGGTCTTCTCCGGGTCATTTCGCGGGTGCGTCTCGGTTCTCGAAGACTTCGGGTCGGAGCTTCTTGACCAAAAAATGTCGGGCGGATCTGTTGTTCGTCAGTGACCCGTGTGAGCACCCAGTGGGGGATAAAGAAGACGATTTAGGGATCTACCGAGGGGTATTCCGGGGATTTCTCAGGTCCAACACACGAGCCTGCTTGATCGGACGGCAAGTAGCGTTCGACGACCGGGTTAGGTGTCCTTACTGCGGGACCCGAGTTTGGAGCATGACGGCGGCTCGGCTCGTTCCCAAGAGCGCCGCCCGGCGACTCGGGTCACGTGACGGGAGGTTGGAGTATTTCGTTTGCGTGAACGGCCACTTGCATGGGACTTGTTGGCTAGTGCCACTGTCGTCGGAAGAAGAAAACTGCGAGGAGGTGGAGGAAGAGGAGGATGAGGATGAGGACGGCGGCGATTTCAATGGGGAAGCATATAAGAAGCATGAGAAGGTGACAAATGGCACGGGGAGCAGGAGCTCGTTAATGTTTTAA